The following proteins are encoded in a genomic region of Rubrobacter xylanophilus DSM 9941:
- a CDS encoding ABC transporter permease produces the protein MRLDPPDSYWKKDVALFLGRRLSLAIKMLYPAAIILPVAASGIPAQYAAAVVGLVAIMAGTFGAGESLTNDINDGILVRVALTPLSPYRIVAEILVVNAALDFLQLLPALAGVYLLHPAPPAWVLAATVAVFATLLTANAIGVLLANFTSSPADVLLYATIVLFPLIYLSGFFRNQHPEGLLAALRHLVPFAYMNDALKEIFGLATAASPLAVILVPTLLGALAAAAVCLTAPRLLSPRL, from the coding sequence ATGAGGCTTGACCCTCCGGACAGCTACTGGAAGAAGGACGTCGCGCTCTTTCTCGGCAGGCGCCTCTCGCTCGCCATAAAGATGCTCTACCCGGCGGCCATCATCCTCCCGGTCGCGGCGAGCGGGATACCGGCGCAGTACGCGGCGGCGGTGGTCGGTCTGGTGGCCATCATGGCGGGCACCTTCGGGGCAGGCGAGAGCCTGACGAACGACATAAACGACGGGATCCTGGTGCGCGTGGCGCTCACCCCCCTCTCGCCGTACCGGATCGTCGCGGAGATCCTTGTGGTCAACGCGGCCCTGGACTTCCTCCAGCTCCTGCCGGCGCTCGCCGGGGTGTACCTCCTGCACCCGGCGCCGCCAGCCTGGGTGCTCGCGGCGACCGTCGCCGTCTTCGCCACCCTGCTCACCGCCAACGCCATAGGCGTGCTGCTCGCCAACTTCACCTCCTCCCCGGCCGACGTGCTGCTGTACGCCACCATAGTGCTCTTCCCGCTCATCTACCTCTCCGGCTTCTTCAGGAACCAGCACCCCGAGGGCCTGCTCGCGGCGCTGCGCCATCTCGTGCCCTTCGCCTACATGAACGACGCCCTCAAGGAGATCTTCGGGCTGGCCACCGCAGCGAGCCCCCTCGCCGTCATCCTCGTCCCCACCCTCCTCGGGGCGCTCGCGGCCGCCGCCGTCTGCCTCACCGCCCCGCGTCTCCTCTCCCCGCGGCTGTAG
- a CDS encoding ABC transporter ATP-binding protein, translating into MASAALEAENITRRYRSSGRGVEGVSLSVAPGEVLGLVGPNGSGKSTLLRVLSTAIAPDSGAFRVCGLDGLRERRKVRARLGIMVDRPTHYGDLSGWANAYLFARAYGVPEEKADRALRGLFEHFGLAEYRDEKAKTYSYGMAKKLALIEALAHEPAVLLLDEPSLGLDYTSRLAYQRKLREAAENGCAVLLASNQVDEVEALCDRVVFLHRGRAVAEGTPEGLVSSLEGLRRVVAALRNPVPYAEVGEVPGVRRVVPEGRGLVVHCEDRPGIVAGVVGAIVRCGGDITGLSVERPTLEDVFARLTGEALRGEDEA; encoded by the coding sequence GTGGCGAGCGCGGCGCTCGAGGCCGAGAACATAACCCGCCGCTACAGGTCGAGCGGCCGGGGGGTGGAGGGCGTGAGCCTCTCGGTGGCGCCCGGTGAGGTGCTGGGGCTGGTGGGCCCGAACGGGAGCGGCAAGAGCACGCTGCTGCGCGTGCTCTCCACCGCGATAGCCCCGGACTCCGGCGCCTTCAGGGTGTGCGGGCTGGACGGGCTGAGGGAGCGGCGGAAGGTCCGGGCGAGGTTGGGGATAATGGTGGACCGCCCCACCCACTACGGCGACCTCTCCGGCTGGGCGAACGCCTACCTCTTCGCCCGCGCCTACGGCGTACCGGAGGAGAAGGCCGATCGGGCGCTCCGGGGGCTCTTCGAGCACTTCGGACTTGCGGAGTACAGGGACGAGAAGGCGAAGACCTACTCCTACGGGATGGCCAAGAAGCTCGCCCTGATCGAGGCGCTTGCCCACGAGCCGGCGGTGCTGCTGCTGGACGAGCCCTCGCTCGGGCTGGACTACACCTCCCGGCTGGCCTACCAGAGGAAGCTGCGGGAGGCGGCGGAGAACGGCTGCGCGGTCCTGCTGGCCAGCAACCAGGTGGACGAGGTGGAGGCGCTCTGCGACCGGGTGGTCTTCCTGCACCGCGGGCGCGCGGTCGCGGAGGGGACGCCGGAGGGGCTCGTCTCCTCCCTCGAGGGGCTCCGGCGGGTCGTGGCCGCGCTGCGCAACCCCGTGCCCTACGCGGAGGTCGGGGAGGTCCCGGGCGTGCGGCGGGTGGTCCCGGAGGGGAGAGGCCTCGTCGTGCACTGCGAGGACAGGCCCGGCATCGTGGCCGGGGTGGTGGGGGCGATCGTGCGCTGCGGCGGGGACATAACCGGCCTCTCCGTCGAGCGGCCCACCCTGGAGGACGTGTTCGCGAGGCTCACCGGGGAGGCGCTCAGGGGCGAAGATGAGGCTTGA
- a CDS encoding NAD(P)-dependent oxidoreductase, producing the protein MNGNVSVAVLGTGIMGSAMARNLLKAGMEVRVWNRTRSRAEPLAAEGARVADSPREAARGAGVLLTMLADAGAVAGAVGGGALEALSPGAVWLQMSTVGVEGTGRLQRMALERGVAYVDAPVLGTRQPAEAGELVVLASGPEEVRPACEPVFEAVGKKTLWVGPVGAGTRLKLVVNNWITGLLGVLGETFALAQKLGVDPSLFFEAVEGGPLDLPYARAKGKMMAEGEYPTSFSVRLARKDAGLVLEAAEDLRLPVCEAVAYHLDRAAETGHAEDDMAAIYEGVRTAAEPGGAG; encoded by the coding sequence TTGAACGGGAACGTATCCGTGGCGGTGTTGGGGACCGGGATCATGGGGAGCGCGATGGCCCGCAACCTCCTGAAGGCGGGCATGGAGGTGCGGGTCTGGAACCGCACCCGCAGCAGGGCCGAGCCGCTCGCCGCCGAGGGCGCGCGGGTCGCGGACAGCCCGCGGGAGGCGGCCCGGGGGGCGGGCGTCCTCCTCACCATGCTCGCCGACGCCGGCGCCGTGGCCGGGGCGGTGGGCGGCGGCGCTCTGGAGGCGCTCTCTCCCGGCGCCGTGTGGCTCCAGATGAGCACCGTGGGGGTGGAGGGAACCGGGAGGCTGCAGCGCATGGCGCTCGAGCGCGGGGTGGCCTACGTCGACGCCCCGGTGCTCGGCACCAGGCAGCCCGCCGAGGCCGGGGAGCTGGTGGTGCTGGCCTCCGGCCCCGAGGAGGTGCGCCCGGCGTGCGAGCCGGTCTTCGAGGCCGTGGGCAAGAAGACGCTGTGGGTCGGCCCCGTGGGGGCGGGCACCCGGCTCAAGCTGGTGGTGAACAACTGGATCACGGGTCTGCTCGGCGTGCTGGGGGAGACCTTCGCCCTCGCGCAGAAGCTGGGCGTGGACCCCTCCCTCTTCTTCGAGGCCGTGGAGGGCGGGCCGCTGGACCTGCCCTACGCCCGCGCGAAGGGGAAGATGATGGCCGAGGGGGAGTACCCCACGAGCTTCTCGGTGAGGCTCGCCCGCAAGGACGCGGGGCTGGTCCTGGAGGCGGCGGAAGACCTGCGGCTGCCGGTGTGCGAGGCCGTGGCCTACCACCTCGACCGGGCCGCCGAGACCGGGCACGCGGAGGACGACATGGCCGCGATCTACGAGGGGGTGAGGACCGCGGCGGAGCCCGGAGGGGCGGGCTAG
- a CDS encoding FAD-binding oxidoreductase translates to MDQRYTPGPDLRELDGSFRGELIRPGEAAYEDARRVFNGMIDRRPALIARCTGVADVVAAVIFARASGLEVAVRGGGHSVSGYGTCDGGLVIDLSPMKGVWVNPGERRARAQAGLTWGEFDRETQLFGLAVTGGRVSGTGISGLTLGGGSGWLERRLGFTVDNLLSVEMVTAEGGLVRATEEENEELFWGVRGGGGNFGIATSFEFALHPVGPLVLGGMLLYPAEQAPGLLRFYREFMRGAPDELGGGCAFLTAPPEPFIPEHVRGTKLIAVIVCYAGGVEEGEAAIQPLKKHLPPAMDMVRPMPYTELQTLLDAANPPGMQHYWKAGFLDELPDEAIDVLVEHAGRMASPLTVLALFPMGGAISRVGEDETPLGPRGAAYNYHALAQWAEPSEAGRHVGWAGELEAALRPWTGERTYLNFIGDEGEERVRTGYGPEKYRRLAGLKKRYDPDNLFHLNQNIRPGA, encoded by the coding sequence ATGGACCAGCGGTACACTCCGGGACCGGATCTCCGGGAGCTCGACGGGAGCTTCCGGGGCGAGTTGATCCGGCCCGGTGAGGCGGCCTACGAGGACGCCCGCCGGGTCTTCAACGGCATGATCGACCGCCGCCCGGCCCTCATCGCCCGCTGCACCGGCGTGGCCGACGTGGTGGCCGCGGTGATCTTCGCCCGCGCCAGCGGGCTCGAGGTGGCGGTCCGCGGCGGCGGGCACTCGGTCTCCGGCTACGGGACCTGCGACGGTGGCCTGGTGATAGACCTCTCCCCGATGAAGGGGGTGTGGGTGAACCCCGGGGAGCGGAGGGCCCGCGCTCAGGCCGGGCTGACCTGGGGCGAGTTCGACCGCGAGACGCAGCTCTTCGGGCTCGCCGTAACCGGCGGGCGGGTCTCTGGTACGGGCATCTCGGGGCTCACCCTGGGGGGCGGCTCGGGCTGGCTGGAGCGCAGGCTCGGCTTCACGGTGGACAACCTCCTCTCGGTGGAGATGGTGACCGCGGAGGGCGGCCTCGTACGGGCGACCGAGGAGGAGAACGAGGAGCTCTTCTGGGGCGTGCGCGGTGGCGGGGGCAACTTCGGCATCGCCACCTCCTTCGAGTTCGCGCTGCACCCGGTCGGGCCACTCGTGCTCGGCGGCATGCTGCTCTACCCCGCCGAGCAGGCCCCCGGGCTCCTGCGCTTCTACCGCGAGTTCATGCGGGGAGCGCCGGACGAGCTGGGCGGGGGATGCGCCTTTCTCACGGCCCCTCCCGAGCCGTTCATCCCCGAGCACGTGCGGGGGACGAAGCTCATCGCCGTCATCGTCTGCTACGCGGGCGGCGTCGAGGAGGGCGAGGCGGCGATCCAGCCCCTGAAGAAACACCTCCCCCCGGCGATGGACATGGTCCGGCCCATGCCCTACACGGAGCTCCAGACCCTGCTGGACGCGGCCAACCCGCCCGGGATGCAGCACTACTGGAAGGCCGGCTTCCTGGACGAGCTGCCCGACGAGGCCATAGACGTGCTCGTCGAGCACGCGGGCAGGATGGCCTCCCCGCTGACGGTCCTGGCGCTGTTCCCGATGGGAGGCGCCATCTCCCGCGTGGGGGAGGACGAGACGCCGCTCGGGCCGCGGGGCGCGGCCTACAACTACCACGCGCTCGCGCAGTGGGCGGAGCCCTCGGAGGCCGGGCGGCACGTGGGCTGGGCCGGGGAGCTGGAGGCGGCGCTCCGGCCCTGGACCGGCGAGCGCACCTACCTCAACTTCATCGGCGACGAGGGGGAGGAGCGCGTGCGCACCGGCTACGGACCGGAGAAGTACCGCCGCCTCGCCGGCCTCAAGAAGAGGTACGACCCGGACAACCTCTTCCACCTCAACCAGAACATAAGGCCGGGGGCGTAA
- a CDS encoding DUF2182 domain-containing protein yields the protein MALIALAWLALWLWGASPYAPYLDHEELGHLASGGAGAGGLAARLAPLVALFVSGWTLMVVAMMLPTSLPLVLLFGRLTRRRPDGRLLLALLLCGYVSVWALFGALAFLGDLLVHEGAERSAWLGDNPWAIGAGTLALAGLYQFAPLKNRCLQRCRSPLGFITEHWRGERERSRAFRLGAHHGIFCLGCCWSLMLVMFAVGAGSLLWMLLLGAVMAAEKNAGWGRRISAPVGIALLCWAAAMALGGVPALR from the coding sequence ATGGCGCTCATAGCGCTGGCCTGGCTGGCCCTCTGGCTCTGGGGCGCCTCCCCCTACGCCCCCTACCTCGACCACGAGGAGCTGGGACACCTCGCCTCCGGCGGCGCGGGAGCGGGGGGCCTCGCGGCGCGGCTCGCCCCGCTAGTGGCCCTCTTCGTCTCCGGCTGGACCCTGATGGTGGTGGCCATGATGCTCCCCACCAGCCTGCCGCTCGTCCTGCTGTTCGGGCGCCTCACCCGCCGGCGCCCGGACGGCCGGCTGCTCCTCGCCCTGCTCCTCTGCGGCTACGTGAGCGTCTGGGCGCTCTTCGGCGCCCTGGCCTTCCTCGGCGACCTCCTCGTCCACGAGGGCGCGGAGCGCAGCGCGTGGCTGGGGGACAACCCCTGGGCCATAGGGGCGGGCACCCTGGCGCTGGCGGGCCTCTACCAGTTCGCGCCGCTCAAGAACAGGTGCCTGCAGAGGTGCCGCTCCCCGCTCGGCTTCATCACCGAGCACTGGCGGGGGGAGCGGGAGCGCTCGCGGGCCTTCCGGCTCGGGGCGCACCACGGGATCTTCTGCCTGGGGTGCTGCTGGTCTCTGATGCTGGTCATGTTCGCCGTTGGGGCGGGGAGCCTCCTCTGGATGCTCCTCTTGGGGGCGGTGATGGCGGCGGAGAAGAACGCCGGGTGGGGCAGGAGGATCAGCGCGCCGGTGGGGATAGCCCTTCTGTGCTGGGCGGCGGCGATGGCCCTCGGAGGGGTCCCGGCCCTGCGGTAG
- a CDS encoding DUF1326 domain-containing protein, which translates to MAYQLEGRLLEVCDCNVLCPCWIGEDPDGGTCDAVVAWKVDRGTVDGVDVSGHTFAVLNYIPGNIFEGNWRAVVFVDEDATEEQQEALLNVFTGRLGGPMAEFAQLIGEVVAVERAPITFTVEEGKGTLRIGSGTNPIAEAEMASYMGATEKPTTLQETVFSTIPGSPAYVSKATKYRRNSSGYGLRDVDLEGHNAIQGHFKLEAA; encoded by the coding sequence ATGGCTTACCAGCTGGAAGGAAGGTTGCTGGAGGTCTGCGACTGCAACGTGCTCTGTCCCTGCTGGATCGGGGAGGACCCCGACGGCGGAACCTGCGACGCGGTGGTGGCCTGGAAGGTGGACCGGGGGACGGTCGATGGGGTGGACGTCTCGGGCCATACCTTCGCCGTTCTGAACTACATCCCCGGCAACATCTTCGAGGGCAACTGGAGGGCGGTCGTCTTCGTGGACGAAGACGCCACCGAAGAGCAGCAGGAGGCGCTGCTGAACGTCTTCACCGGCAGGCTCGGCGGGCCGATGGCGGAATTCGCGCAGCTGATCGGCGAGGTGGTCGCGGTGGAGAGAGCTCCCATCACCTTCACGGTCGAGGAGGGCAAGGGGACGCTCAGGATCGGCTCGGGGACGAACCCCATAGCCGAAGCCGAGATGGCCTCCTACATGGGGGCCACCGAGAAGCCCACCACGCTGCAGGAGACCGTGTTCTCCACGATCCCGGGCTCGCCCGCCTACGTGAGCAAGGCCACAAAGTACCGGCGCAACTCCTCCGGCTACGGGCTCAGGGACGTGGACCTGGAGGGACACAACGCCATCCAGGGCCACTTCAAACTGGAGGCGGCCTGA
- a CDS encoding nuclear transport factor 2 family protein: MSEQREKAPGTLDLEALRRAIEGRDTEALIALYADDAELRVVNKDTPPSRPFVMRGRDEISAYLRDVCSREMAHRLEDPVVGEGRVAFNEACEYPDGTRVLAAATLEVRGGRIRRQVNVEAWDE; this comes from the coding sequence GTGAGCGAGCAGAGGGAGAAGGCGCCCGGGACGCTGGACCTCGAGGCCCTGCGCCGGGCCATCGAAGGGCGCGACACCGAGGCGCTCATCGCCCTGTACGCCGACGACGCCGAGCTGCGCGTCGTCAACAAAGACACCCCGCCGAGCAGGCCGTTCGTGATGCGCGGCAGAGACGAGATCTCCGCCTACCTGCGCGACGTCTGCTCCCGGGAGATGGCGCACAGGCTCGAGGACCCGGTCGTCGGGGAGGGGCGCGTGGCGTTCAACGAGGCGTGCGAGTACCCCGACGGGACCAGGGTGCTCGCGGCGGCGACGCTGGAGGTGCGCGGCGGCAGGATACGGCGCCAGGTCAACGTCGAGGCCTGGGACGAGTAA
- a CDS encoding PCP reductase family protein, producing the protein MSEEQKITWDPEADRRIKRSPFLMRRFIRKRIEDRVRSRGRTRVTEADVDESARMYRQYRFK; encoded by the coding sequence TTGTCCGAGGAGCAGAAGATCACCTGGGACCCTGAGGCGGACCGCCGGATAAAGCGCAGCCCCTTCCTGATGCGCCGCTTTATCCGCAAGCGGATAGAGGACCGGGTCCGCTCCCGGGGGCGCACCCGCGTCACCGAGGCGGACGTGGACGAGAGCGCCCGGATGTACCGCCAGTACCGCTTCAAGTAG
- a CDS encoding Mth938-like domain-containing protein: MGSPRITGLSWGRLETERGAFKDAKLYPGGAREWDWNETGTRHDPGIQPADVAELLERGAEVVVLGRGFYGRLGVCEETLRLLRERGVEVYAERTEEAVRRYNGLAPERRAGALIHSTC; this comes from the coding sequence ATGGGCTCGCCCCGGATCACCGGGCTCTCCTGGGGGCGGCTGGAGACCGAGCGGGGCGCCTTCAAGGACGCCAAGCTCTACCCCGGCGGGGCCCGCGAGTGGGACTGGAACGAGACGGGCACCCGGCACGACCCCGGCATACAGCCCGCCGACGTCGCGGAGCTTCTGGAGCGCGGCGCGGAGGTGGTTGTCCTCGGCCGCGGCTTTTACGGGCGCCTGGGGGTCTGCGAGGAGACGCTGCGGCTGCTGCGGGAGCGGGGGGTGGAGGTGTACGCGGAGCGGACCGAGGAGGCCGTCCGCCGCTACAACGGGCTGGCCCCGGAGCGAAGGGCGGGGGCGCTCATCCACTCCACCTGCTAG
- a CDS encoding PRC-barrel domain-containing protein: protein MAGEEELVRIGEFEGELDEEWREVRGRKVLDHAGEEVGRVEDAYVWARVPAVHLLRVSAADGEDRLIPVDAVTGVDEEGVRVEQGRAKILEGPRYGKEEVPDAEARRAAFEHYGYADQLSLGG from the coding sequence TTGGCCGGCGAGGAGGAGCTGGTGAGGATCGGGGAGTTCGAGGGCGAGCTGGACGAGGAGTGGCGCGAGGTCCGGGGCAGGAAGGTCCTGGACCACGCCGGCGAGGAGGTGGGCCGGGTGGAGGACGCCTACGTGTGGGCCCGGGTGCCGGCGGTCCACCTGCTCAGGGTCTCCGCCGCGGACGGGGAGGACCGCCTGATCCCGGTGGACGCCGTGACCGGGGTGGACGAGGAGGGCGTCCGCGTGGAGCAGGGCCGCGCCAAGATCCTGGAGGGCCCGCGCTACGGGAAAGAAGAGGTCCCCGACGCGGAGGCCCGCCGGGCGGCCTTCGAGCACTACGGGTACGCGGACCAGCTCTCCCTGGGCGGCTAG
- a CDS encoding 2Fe-2S iron-sulfur cluster-binding protein — protein MAKTHRVTFKKSGVTIEVAEDEYILEKAEEAGLDLPYDCRSGTCTTCMQRCLEGEVDQDLAFAISEEELEEGYRLICIGSPLSDVVLDA, from the coding sequence TTGGCCAAGACGCACAGGGTGACGTTCAAGAAGAGCGGGGTGACCATAGAGGTCGCCGAGGACGAGTACATCCTGGAGAAGGCCGAGGAGGCGGGGCTGGACCTGCCCTACGACTGCCGCAGCGGCACCTGCACCACCTGTATGCAGCGGTGCCTGGAGGGGGAGGTGGACCAGGATCTTGCGTTTGCCATCTCCGAGGAGGAGCTCGAGGAGGGCTACCGGCTCATCTGCATCGGCAGCCCCCTCTCCGACGTCGTGCTCGACGCCTAG